In Juglans microcarpa x Juglans regia isolate MS1-56 chromosome 8D, Jm3101_v1.0, whole genome shotgun sequence, the following are encoded in one genomic region:
- the LOC121242398 gene encoding transcription factor MYB20-like encodes MCITILHAPVTLSYLPGVSRRPRESFTFCRWSKIASHLPGRTDNEIKNHWNTHIKKKLKKMGIDPITHRPISSTTNDQPQQEQEQKQKQITSLSDNDYTPDFDQNKEPETSLESSSITEAREEGSKSITSTCDPMELMNNSLCTDEVPLIEPHEILVLGADSSSSSSSSSSSSSTSNSSNFLQDLQFPDFEWPCDYMNNSMGLWNYDLSRWDLYIDHDHNN; translated from the exons ATGTGTATCACCATATTGCATGCCCCAGTTACACTTTCTTACCTTCCTGGCGTTAGTAGGAGGCCAAGAG AATCTTTCACATTTTGCAGATGGTCTAAGATTGCTTCTCATCTCCCTGGAAGAACTGATAATGAGATCAAGAATCATTGGAACACCCACatcaagaaaaaactaaaaaagatgGGTATTGATCCAATCACCCACAGACCAATCTCTAGTACAACAAATGATCAACCCCAGCAAGAACAAGagcaaaaacagaaacaaattACTTCTCTATCTGATAATGATTATACACCTGACTTTGATCAAAACAAGGAACCCGAGACATCATTGGAGTCATCCTCCATTACTGAAGCCAGGGAGGAAGGCAGCAAAAGCATAACAAGCACATGTGACCCAATGGAGCTCATGAATAATAGCTTATGCACTGATGAAGTTCCATTAATTGAACCCCATGAGATTCTTGTCCTAGGTGCAGATTCTTCATCAAGttcttcctcctcatcatcctcttcttctaCTTCAAATTCCTCCAACTTCTTACAAGACTTGCAGTTCCCGGATTTTGAGTGGCCTTGTGACTATATGAACAACAGCATGGGATTGTGGAATTATGACCTCAGTCGTTGGgatttatatatagatcatgatcATAATAACTAG